TCGTAGCGTACCAGCACGACATTCGCCTCATTGTTCAACATCAGGCTCAGTGCGTCCAGGTTCGACGAACCGACCGTCGCCCAGTTGTCGTCGATCACGGCCACCTTGCCGTGCAGCATCGTCTTGTCGTATTCGGCCACACGCACGCCCGCGCGCAGCAGCGCGTGATAGAGGAACGGCACGGCCGTATCGAGGGCTGCGAATTCCTTGCGGCCGATCAGGATCCGCACGTCGACGCCGCGTCGCGCGGCGCCCGTCAGCGCACGGCGCAGCTTGCGCCCCGGCATGAAATACGGATTGGCGAGGAGGATCCGCTGGCGCGCCTGGCCGATCGCCGCGAGATACGCCTTCTCGATCGCGCGGCGGTTCACGACGTTGTCGCGCGCGACGAACGCGACGCTCGGCTCCGTCACGACCCGCAGCGCGCCGGCCTTGACCCACCGGTGGCTGCGCATCCAGCGCCGGAACATGTCGGGAAATGCTTCGCCGCCATGCAGCCCGGCCGCGTATTGCGCATACGGCTTGTGGCCGAACCTGATCCGGTGCCACTGCAGTTCGAACGCGGCACGCACGTCGGATACTGCCGGCCCCGCCATCTCGACGGCAAAATCCCAGCGCGGAAACGGCAGCTTGGCGCCGCCCTGCGCATAGTCGTCGATGATGTTGATGCCGCCGCAGAACGCGACTGCATGATCGATCACCGCGAGCTTGCGATGCGTGCGCGAAAAGCCGAAGCGGCCGAACAGGAATCGGTTGTAGATGCAGTGCTCGACGCCGGCTGCCACCCACGTATCGAACAACGGCAGGCGCGCCGTGCCGATGCCGTCGGTGATCACGCGCACACGCACGCCGCGCTGCGCCGCGCGGATCAGCGCGTCCGACACCGGCCGGCCGGCCGCGTCGTCGCAGAAGATGTAGGTTTCGAGCATCACCTGCTCGCGGGCGGCATCGATCCGCTCGATCAGCACCCGGAAGAACTCGCCGCCGCCTTCGCACAACCGCACGGTATTGCCCGACGTGAAGGCGAGCCGCGACGCGGAACCGCGTTCCTGCAGGAACATCTGCCGCAATTGCGCGAAGCGCTTGCGGGCTTCCGCCGTCATGCGGACGAGCCGTGCGGCGCGCGCGACAGTGCCACGCGCGCGGGCAGTTGCAGGATCGCCTCGGCGTTCGACGGCGAGAAGCAGCGCGCGGCCGCCTCGCGGAACGGCAGCCACGCATGATCGACATGCTCGCGCGGCGACAGCGTCACGTCGACGCGATGCGGCACGCACAGGCCGAACCAGTGCTCGACATTGCGCGTGACGCCCGGTGCATAGCGGTGCAGGTATTGCGGATAGATCGCGTATTCGATCTTGTGGCGCCAGTCGACGAGCGCACTGGCCGGCACTTCCGGCGTGCCGACTGCGATGCCGGTCTCTTCGGCCACTTCGCGCGCGGCGGTGAGCGCGAGCGGCTCGTCGAGCGCGTCCTTCGAGCCGGTCACCGATTGCCAGAAATCAGGCTGGTCGGCACGCTTGATCACGAGCACATCGAGGTCGGGCGTGTAGATCACGACGAGAACGGATTCGGGGATTTTCGGCGGCTTCGTCATCTTTGTTTCATGCAGCACGGGGCCGCGCGCCGGGCAAATGCTCCGAACGTGCGGCAAGTGCTGCGACTG
This region of Burkholderia contaminans genomic DNA includes:
- the clsB gene encoding cardiolipin synthase ClsB yields the protein MTAEARKRFAQLRQMFLQERGSASRLAFTSGNTVRLCEGGGEFFRVLIERIDAAREQVMLETYIFCDDAAGRPVSDALIRAAQRGVRVRVITDGIGTARLPLFDTWVAAGVEHCIYNRFLFGRFGFSRTHRKLAVIDHAVAFCGGINIIDDYAQGGAKLPFPRWDFAVEMAGPAVSDVRAAFELQWHRIRFGHKPYAQYAAGLHGGEAFPDMFRRWMRSHRWVKAGALRVVTEPSVAFVARDNVVNRRAIEKAYLAAIGQARQRILLANPYFMPGRKLRRALTGAARRGVDVRILIGRKEFAALDTAVPFLYHALLRAGVRVAEYDKTMLHGKVAVIDDNWATVGSSNLDALSLMLNNEANVVLVRYDAVTNELRDAIAAAFADGREIDPARFAARPRIERMLNWLAYTAYRLVMKALTVGGYD
- the nudB gene encoding dihydroneopterin triphosphate diphosphatase gives rise to the protein MTKPPKIPESVLVVIYTPDLDVLVIKRADQPDFWQSVTGSKDALDEPLALTAAREVAEETGIAVGTPEVPASALVDWRHKIEYAIYPQYLHRYAPGVTRNVEHWFGLCVPHRVDVTLSPREHVDHAWLPFREAAARCFSPSNAEAILQLPARVALSRAPHGSSA